From the Papaver somniferum cultivar HN1 chromosome 2, ASM357369v1, whole genome shotgun sequence genome, the window TAAGTCTCCATTAGAAGATGTAGAGGTCATTGTTAAAGATAATATTTACGATAAAGGATTCTTTAGTAATCTTAGTGAGATAGTATTTCCATTGTCAACAAGACGATCATTTTTGGCCAGCAAGTCTGACTGACAATATATCCTATTAATGCTTTCGCGAATTTCCCCATACCCTCTGATTTTGTGCATATACAATATTTAGTAAACCAGTcgccttttgtttttttggttagATACTTGGTTGTAGTTTCAATTAGGGTGAATTTGCCTTGTAACTAGTCATATTGCTGTCTACCTTTAGTTATTAAGCTCTCCAGTATTCTTCAATTAGGGTCCGTAGGAAAGGTATCCTGAactcaatttatttttcatgtTCCGATTGTTGTTCTCCAACAATATCAGCTTTTATTCGTGATATATTGTTGTTACAAGCATTTTGTTGACTTTTTATTGGTTCTACTTTTTAAAGAGTGTTTAACACCTCAACTGGTATGATGTTTTTTATGTTACTGTCACAACTACCAATTGCATCATGAATCTCAAACTGTGAACATTTGTTACTTAATTTATAGAGAAAAAATGATAATCATAGGGTCTAGCAAAGGTGGTGAATATCGTGGAAGGTGTGACAATAGTGGGTAACATCTGCAACTTTTTGCttcgattttccaaaaacttgggATGGTTGCTTCATACACAGTGCCAGATTGTCCTTGGTAGAGCGGTGTAACTGAAACGCGAAGTCGTATTCTTATGGAACAACTGGTTAGAAGCATGAAGAGTCATGCATATTACCTGTAAATTTGGGGATGTTTGTTTTTCATACAGCTGTTCAATGTTAGGGGGTCCAAGCAGAGCAGTTCCAGTTTCACCCTTGAAACTGCAGAAATGATGGCAACCTACTTTAGAAGTTAGAACACCTACAAATGTTGGGTTGTTCAGTTGAAGCGAGAGTTCACAATCCTAAAGTAAGGAAATTTGATTTGGAAACTGTTAGCGGTTAAATGGATTCTTGAATAACTTGATAATTCTTAACCGTTGTGTGGGCATTAATGAAATGCAAAATTCATGAGTGATGGCATAGTATGAGTACACCTATAATTATCTACTTATGAGGTCGGGATAATGATCCCATTACCGAAGAATTCTACGGATGTTACGAATCTTCTTTGTCGTCAAACAGATGGATAGTGAAATATCTCATTCTCCAGCTCCAGAATTAAGTTTCTAGCTTGCCTTATTCTTTTGGAAaagacttgtttttgtttttttttgatggcTTAGTACAGATGTTGGTTACTGACCTCTGAATACTACTAACAATTACTTGCAAGGTCTAGGGGTCGAACCGAAGCATGAGAACTCGAAGAAACTTGTATTTTTACCAAGATATTCTAGCATTTTGTTGGCTATCAATTATCTCATGGATATCCTTTTTCACTATTAAATCATCTAACAAATCTATATCAAGATTAGAAATGATGGAAGCATTTGTAACATCTTTCTCTCATCCACGTTTTCTGATTGCACCAAGGACTATGACCAGAAACGTCCCTAGTACCCACTTTATAACGCCATCTCCTAAAGTAAGCCACCTCTATCCAAATTACAAGTTATTCCTCTCCTTCCAAATTAAAGAATACTAATCCATCTGTTAGGCGCCAGCACCAGTAAATCAAATTCAAGGAGACGCGACTATTTTACTCAGTATTAGACCTAGTCCTAATCCTCCCTTTGTCCTTTCCATATTTCCTCTACTTCCCCATTTTCTTCCTTTTTGATCGCCACATGTTTATCACTTCTTTCAAATGTTTCAGTACCTTGCTCATTTCCCAGCCCATGCCCATCTTTTTTACTACTTCAATCTCCTCAAATTCGCTTTCAtaattcaaaattcttctttaggTTTAAATCCTCCTCATCACCAATACTAAAACTAGACTCATCTTAGGGTAGCTTCAAGGTCCAATATTATAACAAAAATTCTATTTGAACAAGGTAAAAAAACAATGGCAAAACCACTATTCACACATTTTCAATAGGCCCTACCATAAGTGGCCCCCCTACTGTCCTCCGGCAGGGTCCATCCGGacccaccaaaaaaaaaagtgagcTTTTTCAAATGTGGTTTTTGCGTTGTTTAGATACTCGGTTCGTTTAAAACCACTGATATTATAATAAGCAGGTTTAAACCCAAGAGGCATTCAACCAGTGAAAGTCTACTATCCATACTGACAAGAACAAACAACTATAAGCCAAAGCTGTTTTTGCATATTTCTCAAAGACCTAATTTGAAATGAAAAGCAAAAGCAATTAAAATTGTATAATCATTGGAAATAACAACACCACAATGCTGCATATGTGCTGCAGATTGCAGCAGACTAAAAGAGTACAGAAACATAAACATTGTCAACAACAATAGCTGCTACAGCATTTATCAAGAGAGATGGTTTTAGGAGGCAGGACTGTTGCCTGTCAGTGAAGGATCAATTCCTGGCAACTCTGAtttctacaaaaataaaacccaTTCAAATACGAAGAATCAATTTTTCAAAAGATGGAGTGAGATGGGTAAATCATGTTTTCTCCATGTAGGTTGTTCTCAATATTATTCCACTCAAGTTACAAAAGCGACAAAGACTATTTGTTCCATGGGCAAGCTTTCTCAAATGCCTCCTGCTCTTTGCGGCATAAATCAAACTCATTGGTGTTATAGTACATGCATCCCGCATAAGCATCCATCTCCTTCGTACATGTCTGATGAAGATGCTTTAACCTGTAAGTCAGCAATGAGTCCATAACATAAAACAAGGCGAATTTTATGCAGAAGGAAACTAGGAAGCAACAAATTAATGAAAACTTTCAAGACTGACTAGTTGGAACCTAACATTTAAGACTTTCCAGTGAATCCAAACTAGATTACtttagagagatattctcttctGTTAATAGGTTTTCAAGCTCATGAGTATTGCCTTTCTCTGTTGTTGGAAACTAGGATCAGAAGAGGTTTAGTAGGTATACTCTACTGTAGTACTGTTATTGCTGCTAGTTGTGAAACCTAGTTATGGGATCACGAGATTGAGATAATAGCGGGCATATAATAGCACAAAGGCATTATGGCACATTTAGTATTAGCACTGGGCGACTGCCCCACAGACCAGCACGATGTTACATCTAATTCATGACATGTAAATGTTGTAACCAGCTACTGTAAGAGGTATGCAAAACGTTCCACATCTTAAAGAAAGAGAAACAAATAAAAAGAAGTAATTCAATCACAAGTGAAAAATTTCTTCTCTTTAAACGGACTTCCAAGCAAAACTACCTCCATGATCAAGGTTCATGAAGCTACGCCAGTTGAACAACACTAAGAACTACCAAACGAAACGGCACAAGAAAAGACTCGACAATGACCACTTTGTTACAAATAATCATTGATGAGGAATCATGTCAGAAAGTTATAGAGTATACGAAGTTTGTGGGAGTTATCCATCGAATCAAGTCTCTCAGATTCGGGTGAGAATTCATCACCACAACACCATGTTAAATAGATAAATTAGTTTCATTATTCACCCTAGATCAGATGAAACaaagagtaatcatcaccagACCAAGCCCATGATAATTAAATATTAACATACTCTCAAAGCTCATGCGACAAGCTAATATCCCATAAAGTAAGCAAAACAAAGAAACCATAAGTTGCGTATACGTCCACAACCAGGAAAACAAATATAACAAGCATCATATACCATACCACGTCTTTTAAATTCTGCAGATTCACATTACTAGTCTAACTAAAATCATGAATTGCTCTTCCAAATATAAAAATTCACAGTACGTTGGAAATTAGTCTACTTTCACCAATCTCTAGCTCTTTTGAAGCTATGCACCACTTGGATATACCAAAAATGATGAAAATAACTCCAGACTCATCATTAGCAGCAACCAAAACTAAAAGTTTCACCAAAATCGCCTAAACGTTGCAAGCTATCACCATTTCCTACTTTTACGATCAGGTGACCTGCTATTGAAAAGAGCAACCCTTCTCGGCTAATAAATATAGCATCACACATCCTACCCATTTCTTGGAACTGTGAATGGAAATCTGGTCTTCCTGAACCACACATCACTTCATAACAGCATCCACAGTGGTGTGCACCACATTAAATAAAACATTGCTAATTTTCATTTCGGTGAAGCAAGTTGTACAAAAACTTACAGTTGCCTTAACTTTTAAGTAGAGCAAAGACTGAGGCTCGATTTGACACTCTTACTAAATTTACTCAGATTAATGTGACCCTTATAACCAACTTTCATTTCTACTCCGCTAATAGAATTTCTAACTATTTCTAAACTTCACCTCAACAATTTCATCACCATTAGACAAAACCTAATTGATGTTCGATCCAGAAACAAAATAAATATTACAAATTTCATCACGAAAAACCAATAGAAATGAACCCTAATTATAAAATTCATTATGCCTAATATGTTAATACCACTTTAATTAGATTAGGGCAAAGAATTTCTTACATATTGAGAACACAACTAGTAACTTCACGTCCCTTCTCAAGACATTTCTCAGGATTCTGATCTTTCTTCTTACAATTAAGAAATGCCATGTTTTCAGCTCTGCAAAAAGTAGCGATGTGTTTTGATGATGCCATTAACACTGCTGATGTTGCGATTGGTTCTCCAGCTGGATCAACAGTAGGCTCCATTGATCAAATTTGAAGATTAATTCTACTATCAATtacgaaaatccccaaatttataAGGGTTTAGGTTGGAAGTGAAGAATGAGAGCCAAATCTGGTTTTTCCACGGAGAGTTTTCGGTCTCTGGAACAAAGCTATGGATTTCTTAACTAGGAAAAGGAGGACCAAAAAATTGTTGGACCGGTACGGGTCTTAGGGTATGGTTTTGGTTATGATGTAGGGTATGGGTATATAAGTGGGTAAGTTATTTACACCCCAAGTTTTGCTTTGTTGTCATGAAGTTTGAACTTCAATAAAACAAATACATACTCACATGTGTGGTAGACCGCCAAATCTGAACCCTAAATATATCACCCTGTGTATGTGACTTAGTGTTGATTAGTGCaaacgatttgctgtttttttaggaaagtgaagtgACGAGCGTGCGGGTAGAGATTCCTTGATCGGGCAAATTGCTTAAACTtttttcaaacagatgcactgcacgagagtgctttgagttcaagagatcaatctgtaggactccggtctaaaccaagacaatggtcgtttcagagtcaattcggtcacaaagagggacgagggtcgatctgtaggagggaagctgaaaagtgtgtgagatcaatgatgatcgaggattatGGATGTGTTTGGAGATTTATGCAAGTTTGTGAACGGTTGAGTTCGGATGAGATAAGTTCTGATCGATTGAGTGATAATTTCTTGTGGATCGAAATTGTTGTTCTTCAATCGTGGATtcggaaacttatttatattgcaagaatattAGACACAATGATCCCCAGTAAGTGTGATGGTTGCTGGAGTGAGAGAGTGGGAAAATAGGAAATCGTGGTCAACCAGTTACAGGTGCGTGAGagaattggttgattgtccatccactacttttctaactccttcaactgcttgcacgacttactcacatttctcatcgtgtgTGTACACACGTGCCATAAGCCaatagaccaaaaccctagtgaatatccctccatgtgacatgattgatatctcACGATTTTGGAGTATGCAAGGCAGACgttatttaattagtcagttgttgacttgactagacgatgagtcttagccttgatgagtcaagcataatgaacgaatgtggtatgctctgagactcatggattgagcataaggtgttTGCTGGGACAAAATAATGGaaagacgttgagtcttgatAAACTGtaatatatcattttaccagttgaggtaataatgatgttttgataaCTTGAATCGACGAACGTCCAATGAGATTTCTCGATCATGGACTTTTTGATAGGAAATGTTGTTGAGCACTCGTCTGCACCATGAGTTATCTAAGAAGAAAGATTATAATGGTTAACTGATGAACCAAatattggttgatgaaccaatgAAATATTAATAGATGGATCAGTGGGATTCTCGGATGttaatagttgaatcaacatgaggaatattgttcgatcgagcaattaaatattgatagttaaatCAATATTGCTAGAAGTGAGTTCTGAACCCAGATGATGCTAActtaagcaatttagtgttgataGATGAGCAAAGAAAATATTGCTAATTTAAACAAATATTgcttgtttgagcaaatattgctcgattaatgaattattggtagcggaaACAAATAAActattaattaaaaatactggtagctggaccgaatattgtataattaattaaaatgctGATTGCAGGATCAAtataaaattattggtgtttgaacctaCTCAGAATTATGCTTTCCAGAGCAtttgattcgaaaccctaattttgattgattattgatcaatggatgatttactgaaaatcaaccatgagTGAGATATGGACCGGCTAGGTGCGGTCATCTTATTAGTGAGTGGGTCCGGTCCCGTGTGcgcctctctttttattttttgttatttttccttccctattttgcataggtttcctcgttcgtccatattttgaattcttgtttatgcatttgggtgctcacttatgcatatttgggtgctcgctcgtgcattattgttaagtacactcgcaccattttctcggggcttactcggtgatggcctaaatgcccgaaaagtgaatatttattactaatccatggaattcagctgggaATAAGccatggaacagagtaatgagataaaattgaTTATTTTCTGgaaattcagttgatgaatgtttcattagaattaatctatgaatgactctatactagcatgcaatatgtctaggagcattatgttTATTcaagaatcgaggtatgagatggtagagacatcatactcgttatgaatattaattatgtatagtcagggaacattgagacatcctgaagacattgacgctctatactagcatgcaatatgtctaggagccgtccaatcattatcgATTTTATACAGAAGTGTTGATGAAATATGCAAAGTATTGACGCTCAGTTGAGAGGCTTTAGGGATCACATATTCATGCATGCTCTAAGAGGGTGTATGCTCAGTCAGAAATTGTGAAATGATCTTTCATGAATACTAAAATATGAGTCTCACATACGTGTCTGGAGTCGTGTCAGaaatatgcaagatcatgattttacgattttatcctttattgaaaatccaccatcaacacttagtCACTGCGGACATACAATAATATGGGGTCTTCAACAGACACCACTGCGTTCATAAGGTACCCTCCCATCCTCGACAGGTGATCCTTTGTCGGCTTTGATACCATCTATGATGGATAAATACTCTACCGGAATTGTCAATACTTAGTCACTGAGATCATCCAGTAGTGTAGAGTTTCCAGTATCCGTTGTTGTATTCATCCAATAATAGCTTTCCAAGAGGTTTATGCTTCTCTCCCTAtatgcttaactgcagagttattTCAAATATAAAGCTAATTGTGCTAAAAGGCCATGGCGTAAGTCTAGGTATATCATTACTTGTTCTCCATTTAAACAACCACTGCCAAAATCAAAGGTGTTACACTTTGTGAGTGCAAAAAGGAACATTATAAAGGCACGGATAAATCATTGGAATCCTGCAGGAAGACAACATTAAGCCTTAAAAAATTTAACCCTTATTTAAACTAAATTTAACTAACTAACCTAATAAAAATTTTAAGATAgttattgttagagaattgctcggttgaacccaccaagcgttggtatgtcaattttggttgtcataaaactcatttaaagagtcgcttgattatttgctagagtcaacttcgtacaggttagctagaaagttactaggatatgagacttac encodes:
- the LOC113350184 gene encoding NADH dehydrogenase [ubiquinone] 1 alpha subcomplex subunit 8-B-like, with translation MEPTVDPAGEPIATSAVLMASSKHIATFCRAENMAFLNCKKKDQNPEKCLEKGREVTSCVLNMLKHLHQTCTKEMDAYAGCMYYNTNEFDLCRKEQEAFEKACPWNK